The Bdellovibrio sp. ZAP7 DNA segment TCATAAACTTGGAAAAAACCTCAAGTATCTCATTGGCAGCGGCAGCCGCAGCAAAAAGAACAACCGCGAAACCAAGAATCAACTGCTCGGCAATCTTCAGATGAATAAACTGACCATGCTGATCGTTCGTGCCAATCGTATGGCTCAACACGTGGTCTTGGTAAAACGATTTCAGCGACTCAGCAATGGCGATATCAATTTCATCGTCTATGATTCGAATCATCCTTCTCAAGACAATATTCTGACATTCCGGGAAAGTGACTCCAAGTTCTACTCCCCTGGAATTGTGTATGGTGTTGTGCCCACCAAAGATATCAACGATCCCCTTGGTGTCTATGTTGTCGATGAAAAAGAGCGTGATCCTATCGAGACAACTTTGATTCGTTACTACAGCACTTTGTGCAGTTCTTTAAACAAGCGGTAATGAGACGTCCAGAGTCCTGTGTACGGGTGCAAATAAAAAATTGATTCATCACAAAGTTCATATAATTTGCCCTGCAAGAATTTGACGATCTTCTTTGAAAGTTCATACTGGAACTGCCATAAAAAAGGAGACTTCGTCATGAAAAAAATTATCATCGCAGCTATTCTGTTAGCAGGAGCCTGGGCCCAAGCTCAGGATCAATCAGCAACTTCAAGCACTCTTCAATTCGGAAAAGAAGCAACGGAAGCGCCACCACGCGGACTCTTACCATTTATCGGTCTTGGTGGTGGTTACACAGGTTATGATCAAAGTGCCCTTCAAGACGTTGAAGGTACACCAACAACTATCAAACTGTTGGGTTCTTGGTATCTAGAAAGCCCATGGGTCATGGACCTAGGTTATGGTTACAACAATCAACAATTCACTCATTCTACAGCGTTAGATACAGCAAGTACTGACGGCGCTGCCGAGTTCGCGTTCCGTTATCGTACTGACAACCGTTGGCAAATGGGTGTAGTCGGAAATCAATTCTTCAGTCAAGGTGCTAACTATGCTTCTTCCCAAGGAGATGCGATCTTTGCCGGTCTGCAAGTCCTAAAAGAGTTCAATATGTCGCAAGCATGGCTTGCTCGTCTGGGTGCCCGTGCGATGAGCTTAACCAGTAATCAAGGTGATCTTGTGATGATGTATCTAGTGGACTTCCAATTTGGTTGGAACCCAAATGCATACAAAACATCGGTAAGATCTACTGCGGCTGATGAAACAATGGTTCAAGAAGAAGAATTCGTAGCTGAAACAGCAGAGCCAGCACGTCCAGTGGCCGCTGCTCAACCAGAACCCATCTTGAACGACGTCGCAATGTCGAGCCTGATCGCGGGCAATTCAACGATCAAATTCAATACTTCTCAGGTCGCGATGTCCAATGCAGATCAAAGAAAAGTCGAACGCTTGGCAAAAGCTTTGGATGAACATTCGGACTTGTATGAACGCGTAGAAGTCCGTGGCTTCACAGACTCCACAGGTTCTGCACAAATCAACGAAAAGATCTCTCAACGTCGCGCTGAAACTGTAGCAAATGCTCTTGAAAAATACGGCTTGGACTCCTCTAAAGTTTCTGCAGTGGGCAGAGGCTCAGAAGAATCTTTGGGTAGCCGTTCTGCAGACCGCAGAGCCGAACTGGTATTCATCGGCGTTAAAGATGAAGCAGCTCTTCGAGAAGCACTTTCGACAGTAAAATAAGTTTGATGATATAGTAAAATTCAAAAATGCAGCTTTCTCTCAAGGAAAGCTGCATTTTTTATTCAAAAAGAGGACGCCAGCTCAAAACGAAGTTAGAGCTGCTGGTACCATTCAAAGGTTTTCCATCGGTCAAAAACTCAACCTTGGAATTAAATTCACGAGTCAGCGCCTGGGCTTCGACTTCATTTGCCGGAACTCGGGCACCCATGGCCTTGATCTCTGAAATAGGAATATCCATTTCACGCGTCGTCACACAGCCTGCGACTTCATCACCGAACGGATTCTTAAAATAACAATTCTTATTGGCGACGAAATTGAACATTCTAAAAGTCACTGTCGCCGTATTGGATTTTTCTTCAAACTTCCAGGACTGACCCACGTGCTGATAGACACTAGAAATTTTTTTGAAACCAAACTTCCAAGGCATTTCACTGCGTTTATAGTGATCAACAAATTCCGGGCTATGTGCCATCACAAAGCTACGCAGAACTAACGCAGCTGTCTGATATCCATAAGCCGCCGAAAAGGCACAATGGCTGCCATAGTTGACGTTAACCACTCCGGTATTAGGAGCTGACTCATAGTAGTCGTCATGCTCAAAGACCTGAGCATTCAATTTATTGCTCACGACATTGTCATCTTTGGAAGCCCATACCATCAGAGGTGTTTGAACTTTATTCGGAAGATTCCAAAAATTATTGCTCTTAAAAAAGTCTGGGGACGTACTCGCAACGCCACGTCTTTGTAAGGACGTCGAGGCCATGTCACCCAAATATCCCGGCATTTGCTTTCTGGGTGGCAACTGATCCGCTGCAACCATCTCTGGAATATCCGTCAAATAGCTACGGGCTTTCGCAAATTGACTACGAGTCATGATATTAAATACAGGACCAATCACATCGTCACTATAAAGATGCTCTAAAGTGGGGCGCAGTGAAATCACCGGACAAATCGCTACCGCCGAGCTATAAACTTTCTGCCCATTCGGCATCGGATACATATCATTAAAAGCTGCTCCGAACACTGCTGCATTTCCACCCAGGCTCATACCCATCAAGTGCATGCTAGAAATACGATCACGGTATTCCCATTTTTCGCGAAGCCATTTACCAACCATCAAAGATTCAAATCCTTCACTCCAACCGCCCAACGAAAAATGAGAGTTGGCGATCAGATAATCCAATCCTGTCTGATTAGCGAGTAAGACCACATTATAAGGAGTCAAATCAAAGAGCTGAATCAGGAACGTCTTCATGAAAGCATTTTGATCGGCTCCACAGAAAACTCCACACTTCATCACAACCAGAGGACGTGGACGACTGTCTTGCTTCAATCCCACAATTGCCGGCACTAGTACTCCATTGGATAAAGGAATCACAATGCTCTTAACCTGGGGATGCTTAAAAAATTTGTAGTCATCAAGCGCCATCTTCGCGAGGCTTAAGATGCCTCGTGGAGAGTTGTGCGCCAGTTCAGATTGGCAGTTCGCCATAAATTGTTTGACGACTTTAAAGTATTCTTCTGTAGTTCTTTTTTTAGATAAGAGCTGGTCTTCGAAAAATTTAGGGTCACACTCGGGTGCGACGTCCTTATTGTTTTCCGCTCTTGGAATCTGATTGAAAATTCCAAGGACCGAGGTCGCGGTGGGATCCACAGCCTTTGTCAGTTCCAACAAGAAATCAGATTCATTCTGTTCCTGGTTGATTATCGAGACTTGCGCCAGGGCATCAGTGCCCAACACGACGAAAGATAATGCGATAATTGCGGTTCTAAAGAAAACCATTTGTTACACCTCACGTGCTTCAAATGGCTTATCGGACCTAAGTTTCTGGTATTAACGACAGTTCCCCGTTTGTCAAAATCGTTGACGAAAACAGGAAACCTCTGGAGTTAAAACTCAATTTGATACCCGACGATCGTCGGGCTAAGCGATCTTTTTGATCTGCGCGAGTTTGTCCTTTAAGACGGTGTTTTCATGCTTGAGTGCATTCACTTCCGAAGAAAGCTGATTTACTTTTCTTCTTAGGAAGTCTGCTTCCTGACTTGCAGGAGTTGCCGGAGCCGCATCGGAGTCACCTACGATGTTGGGCTTCACATCTTTCTTCGCCACGTTCGCATCCGTTAATGGTGCGTGGTTCACGTTGAAAGCTGTCGTGTTCAGAATCTCTTCAATGTTTTCAGGAATATGTAATTCTGGATCCACCTTTTCCAGACGGATAATGCCTTGGCCCACAAAGCCACGCACTTCAGTTAGCATTTTAGAAATGCTTGTTCCTTTTTCCGCTGGAGTCGGACTAGCTTCTGCCATAAGGTCCGTGATTTTTCTTTTAGAAATGGGCGGTAAGCAACTTAATAGATTATCAATCTGCTCTTGCGGATTACCATGAAGGGCATAAGCCAATGTCATCGGCTGCACACGCGAAAAAATCTCGACCAAGTACTGGCCTTCCCAACTATACACTCGTGTGATCGTCAGAATTCTTTTGCGAAGCGCTTCTTCCCAAACCGGATTCTCGCCTGCAATAAGTGTTAGAAATTGCTCTCTCTTAGTTGTTGGTGATGTTTCCAACAATTGAAGCAATTGAAAAAAGCCGCCCTTTTTTTTGTATCTATCTAGCATTCCCATGTTTGTTATATCGGAAGCCAATTTCAAGACTAAAGGATTAAGACCAGGTAATTCCGTCTCATCCTGAGAATTCGCCCACAGAAAGCTTCCTCACCTTCCTTGACCGATCTATTGTCCAAAACATCTCCGATAATTTAAAGATTAATCATAGAAAGTCTCATCTCCATCCACCACTCGCCCCATCTCGAACCATCTCTGTCAAAATTTCTCAACAACATTTCCAACATTTATCACAACCAACACCCCTTTTCTCCTCTCGTCTTATTATCTCACTTCCTCTTCCTCTTCCCCTTCCCCTTCCCCTTCCCCTTCCCCTTCCCCTTCCCCTTCCCCTTCCCCTTCCCCTTCCTCTTCCTCTTCTCTCTTCCCGCCGTTTTTGTTTTCTCTTTTCTTTCTCCTCTTTTGTCTTCTTTTTTTAATCTTTAGTGCATCAAAACTT contains these protein-coding regions:
- a CDS encoding FliG C-terminal domain-containing protein; its protein translation is MLDRYKKKGGFFQLLQLLETSPTTKREQFLTLIAGENPVWEEALRKRILTITRVYSWEGQYLVEIFSRVQPMTLAYALHGNPQEQIDNLLSCLPPISKRKITDLMAEASPTPAEKGTSISKMLTEVRGFVGQGIIRLEKVDPELHIPENIEEILNTTAFNVNHAPLTDANVAKKDVKPNIVGDSDAAPATPASQEADFLRRKVNQLSSEVNALKHENTVLKDKLAQIKKIA
- a CDS encoding OmpA family protein, which produces MKKIIIAAILLAGAWAQAQDQSATSSTLQFGKEATEAPPRGLLPFIGLGGGYTGYDQSALQDVEGTPTTIKLLGSWYLESPWVMDLGYGYNNQQFTHSTALDTASTDGAAEFAFRYRTDNRWQMGVVGNQFFSQGANYASSQGDAIFAGLQVLKEFNMSQAWLARLGARAMSLTSNQGDLVMMYLVDFQFGWNPNAYKTSVRSTAADETMVQEEEFVAETAEPARPVAAAQPEPILNDVAMSSLIAGNSTIKFNTSQVAMSNADQRKVERLAKALDEHSDLYERVEVRGFTDSTGSAQINEKISQRRAETVANALEKYGLDSSKVSAVGRGSEESLGSRSADRRAELVFIGVKDEAALREALSTVK
- a CDS encoding S9 family peptidase; the protein is MVFFRTAIIALSFVVLGTDALAQVSIINQEQNESDFLLELTKAVDPTATSVLGIFNQIPRAENNKDVAPECDPKFFEDQLLSKKRTTEEYFKVVKQFMANCQSELAHNSPRGILSLAKMALDDYKFFKHPQVKSIVIPLSNGVLVPAIVGLKQDSRPRPLVVMKCGVFCGADQNAFMKTFLIQLFDLTPYNVVLLANQTGLDYLIANSHFSLGGWSEGFESLMVGKWLREKWEYRDRISSMHLMGMSLGGNAAVFGAAFNDMYPMPNGQKVYSSAVAICPVISLRPTLEHLYSDDVIGPVFNIMTRSQFAKARSYLTDIPEMVAADQLPPRKQMPGYLGDMASTSLQRRGVASTSPDFFKSNNFWNLPNKVQTPLMVWASKDDNVVSNKLNAQVFEHDDYYESAPNTGVVNVNYGSHCAFSAAYGYQTAALVLRSFVMAHSPEFVDHYKRSEMPWKFGFKKISSVYQHVGQSWKFEEKSNTATVTFRMFNFVANKNCYFKNPFGDEVAGCVTTREMDIPISEIKAMGARVPANEVEAQALTREFNSKVEFLTDGKPLNGTSSSNFVLSWRPLFE